One Mycobacterium kubicae genomic window carries:
- a CDS encoding MBL fold metallo-hydrolase codes for MTRRALRLAAGTASLAAGSWVLRALHGAPSALGADPAAIRAVAEGSPNYRDGVFENIDPASMFNMDAEQLRLIASEFVGTRSASRPAAPIPLAAPEIYQGEPSPLAVSWFGHSTALLEIDGYRILTDPVWSNRCSPSDIVGPQRLHPPPVQLEGLPAIDAVVISHDHYDHLDIDTVAALVRMQRAPFFVPLGVGAHLRAWGVPEHRIVELDWNQSGQVDQLTIVCVPARHFSGRFLTRNNTLWASWAFVGPSHRAYFGGDTGYTKSFAQIGADHGPFDVTLMPVGAYNTAWPDIHMNPEEAVRAHLDVTDARSGLLVPVHWGTFRLAPHPWAEPIERVLEAADPVGVQVAVPMPGQRIDPTAPLRFHPWWRL; via the coding sequence ATGACGCGCCGAGCGCTCCGACTGGCGGCCGGCACGGCCTCGTTGGCGGCCGGTAGCTGGGTGCTGCGGGCGCTGCACGGTGCGCCCTCAGCGCTGGGCGCCGACCCGGCGGCCATCCGGGCGGTCGCCGAGGGCTCACCCAACTATCGCGACGGTGTCTTCGAGAACATCGACCCAGCATCGATGTTCAACATGGATGCCGAGCAGCTGCGGCTGATCGCGTCGGAGTTCGTGGGGACGCGCAGCGCCAGCCGGCCGGCGGCACCGATTCCCCTGGCCGCCCCGGAGATCTACCAGGGCGAGCCGAGCCCACTGGCGGTCAGCTGGTTCGGCCACTCCACGGCGCTGCTGGAGATCGACGGTTACCGCATCCTGACCGACCCGGTCTGGAGTAACCGATGCTCGCCGTCGGACATCGTCGGCCCGCAACGGCTGCACCCGCCACCGGTCCAGCTCGAAGGGCTCCCGGCCATCGACGCCGTGGTCATCAGCCACGACCACTACGACCACCTCGACATCGACACCGTCGCGGCGCTGGTCCGCATGCAACGGGCCCCGTTCTTCGTGCCGCTCGGCGTGGGCGCCCACCTGCGGGCCTGGGGTGTGCCCGAGCACCGGATCGTCGAACTCGACTGGAATCAGAGCGGTCAGGTCGATCAGCTGACCATCGTCTGTGTGCCGGCGCGGCACTTCTCCGGACGCTTTCTGACCCGCAACAACACCTTGTGGGCATCGTGGGCGTTTGTCGGCCCCAGCCATCGGGCCTACTTCGGCGGCGACACCGGCTACACCAAAAGCTTCGCGCAGATCGGCGCCGACCATGGGCCCTTCGATGTGACCCTGATGCCCGTCGGCGCTTACAACACGGCGTGGCCGGACATCCACATGAACCCCGAGGAAGCGGTGCGGGCGCACCTGGACGTCACCGATGCACGGTCGGGGCTGCTGGTGCCGGTGCACTGGGGCACCTTCCGGCTGGCCCCGCACCCCTGGGCCGAGCCGATCGAGCGGGTGCTGGAGGCGGCCGACCCCGTCGGCGTGCAGGTGGCCGTGCCCATGCCGGGTCAGCGCATCGACCCGACGGCGCCGCTGCGGTTCCACCCGTGGTGGCGGCTCTGA
- a CDS encoding enoyl-CoA hydratase: MIGVTQTEAVLTIELQRPERRNALNSQLVEDLREAVLKAGDGEIRAIVLTGQGSVFCAGADLSGDAFAADYPDRLVELHKVLDAAPIPIVGAINGPAIGAGLQLAMQCDLRVVSPDAFFQFPTSKYGLALDNWSIRRLSSLVGHGRARAMLLTAEKLTADVALQTGMANRIGTLADAQAWAAEIAGLAPLALQHAKRVLNDDGSIEEAWPVHKELFDKAWGSQDVIEAQVARIEKRPPRFQGA, translated from the coding sequence ATGATCGGTGTCACCCAGACCGAAGCCGTGCTGACCATTGAGTTGCAGCGGCCCGAGCGGCGCAACGCGCTCAACTCCCAGCTGGTCGAGGACCTGCGTGAAGCCGTGTTGAAAGCCGGCGACGGCGAGATCCGCGCCATCGTGCTCACCGGCCAGGGCAGCGTCTTCTGCGCGGGTGCGGACCTCAGCGGCGACGCGTTCGCCGCGGACTACCCCGACCGGCTCGTCGAGCTGCACAAGGTCCTGGACGCCGCGCCGATCCCCATCGTCGGCGCCATCAACGGCCCGGCGATCGGCGCCGGCCTGCAGCTGGCCATGCAGTGTGACCTGCGGGTGGTCTCGCCGGATGCCTTCTTCCAGTTCCCGACGTCGAAGTACGGGCTGGCGCTGGACAACTGGAGCATCCGCCGCCTGAGCTCGCTGGTCGGCCACGGCCGGGCCCGGGCGATGCTGCTCACCGCGGAGAAACTGACCGCCGACGTGGCGCTGCAAACCGGGATGGCCAACCGGATCGGAACGCTGGCCGATGCGCAGGCCTGGGCCGCCGAGATCGCCGGCCTGGCACCGCTGGCCCTCCAGCACGCCAAGCGGGTGCTCAACGACGACGGCTCCATCGAGGAAGCCTGGCCGGTCCACAAAGAGCTATTCGACAAGGCCTGGGGCAGCCAGGATGTCATCGAGGCACAGGTCGCCCGCATCGAGAAGCGGCCGCCGCGATTCCAGGGGGCATAA
- a CDS encoding acetyl-coenzyme A carboxylase carboxyl transferase subunits beta/alpha: MSRITTDQLRDAVLDEGSFLSWDNEPLALPISESYARDLAGARAASGLDEAVLTGEGRVFGRRVAVVVCEFSFLGGSIGVAAAERITAAVQRATAERLPLLASPSSGGTRMQEGTVAFLQMVKIAAAVRLHKQAHLPYLVYLRNPTTGGVFASWGSLGHLTVAEPGALIGFLGPRVYELLYGEPFPAGVQTAENLQRYGVIDGVVALEGLRPMVDRALRVIADEPGPPPVPQPPEPVPDVPAWDSVVASRRPDRPGIAHLLRYGATDRVLLSDTGIGEAATTLLALARFAGQPAVVLGQQRVVGGIVGPASLREARRGMALAAELRLPLVLVIDTAGPALSAEAEQGGLAGQIAQCLAELVTLDTPTVSVLLGQGSGGPALAMVPADRVLAALHGWLAPLPPEGASAIVFRDVDHAPELAAAQGIRSSDLLRAGIVDAVVPEHPDAADEPVEFSQRLANAIATEVHALRAMPTADRLAARLGRYRRIGLPGDS; the protein is encoded by the coding sequence GTGAGTCGTATCACGACCGACCAACTGCGGGACGCGGTGCTCGACGAAGGGTCCTTTCTCAGCTGGGATAACGAGCCGCTTGCGCTGCCGATCTCGGAGTCCTACGCGCGGGATCTGGCCGGCGCCCGGGCGGCCAGCGGGCTGGACGAAGCGGTGCTGACCGGCGAGGGCCGGGTGTTCGGGCGCCGGGTCGCGGTGGTGGTCTGCGAGTTCAGCTTCCTGGGCGGTTCGATCGGGGTGGCGGCCGCGGAACGGATCACCGCGGCCGTGCAGCGGGCCACCGCCGAACGGCTGCCGCTGCTGGCCTCGCCCAGCTCCGGCGGTACCCGCATGCAAGAGGGCACCGTCGCGTTCCTGCAGATGGTGAAGATCGCCGCGGCCGTCCGACTGCACAAGCAGGCGCATCTGCCCTATCTGGTGTATCTGCGCAACCCGACCACCGGCGGGGTGTTCGCATCGTGGGGCTCGCTGGGCCACCTCACGGTGGCCGAACCGGGAGCCTTGATCGGCTTTCTGGGCCCCCGGGTCTATGAGTTGCTCTACGGCGAACCGTTCCCGGCCGGCGTGCAGACCGCGGAGAACCTGCAGCGGTACGGGGTGATCGACGGCGTGGTCGCGTTGGAGGGGCTGCGACCGATGGTGGACCGGGCGCTGCGCGTCATCGCCGACGAGCCCGGCCCGCCGCCGGTGCCGCAGCCACCGGAACCGGTGCCCGATGTGCCCGCCTGGGATTCGGTGGTGGCGTCGCGGCGCCCCGACCGGCCCGGTATCGCGCATCTGCTGCGCTACGGCGCCACCGACCGAGTGTTGTTGTCCGACACCGGTATCGGTGAAGCCGCGACGACGCTGCTGGCGCTGGCCCGCTTCGCCGGTCAGCCGGCCGTGGTCCTCGGCCAGCAACGCGTGGTCGGCGGGATCGTCGGGCCGGCGTCGCTGCGCGAGGCGCGGCGCGGCATGGCGCTGGCCGCCGAGCTGCGCCTGCCGCTGGTGCTGGTGATCGACACCGCCGGGCCGGCGCTGTCCGCCGAGGCCGAACAGGGCGGCCTGGCCGGCCAGATCGCCCAATGTCTAGCCGAGCTGGTCACGTTGGACACCCCGACGGTCTCGGTGTTACTGGGCCAGGGCAGCGGCGGACCCGCCCTGGCCATGGTGCCCGCCGACCGGGTGCTGGCCGCGCTGCACGGGTGGTTGGCGCCGTTGCCGCCGGAGGGCGCCAGCGCGATCGTCTTCCGCGACGTCGATCATGCGCCGGAACTCGCTGCAGCGCAGGGCATTCGGTCGTCGGATCTGTTGCGCGCGGGAATCGTCGACGCCGTGGTGCCCGAGCATCCCGACGCCGCCGACGAGCCGGTCGAGTTCTCACAGCGATTGGCGAACGCGATAGCGACCGAGGTGCACGCGCTGCGCGCGATGCCGACGGCCGACAGGTTGGCCGCGCGGCTGGGCCGCTATCGGCGCATCGGGTTGCCCGGCGACAGTTGA
- a CDS encoding TetR/AcrR family transcriptional regulator, whose translation MRRSSTETKAVILAAARRQFGTVGFDGATIRSIAADAGVDPAMVMRYYGNKGRLFAAAAEFDLQLPEFAGVDPARLGHAMVRHFLKRWEGDDAPVILLRSSATNAQAAQRMREIFGVQLQPLVATLVPAAEAPRRAGLIATQILGLALCRYVLALPPIADMAPEEVVESVGPTIARYLGVEGAETQLSPGNPMRR comes from the coding sequence ATGCGCCGGTCGTCAACGGAAACCAAGGCAGTCATCCTGGCCGCGGCGCGACGGCAGTTCGGGACGGTCGGCTTTGACGGCGCGACCATTCGGTCGATCGCCGCCGACGCCGGCGTGGACCCGGCGATGGTGATGCGCTATTACGGCAACAAGGGCCGACTGTTCGCCGCCGCCGCCGAATTCGACCTGCAGTTGCCCGAGTTTGCCGGCGTAGATCCCGCCCGACTTGGCCACGCGATGGTTCGCCACTTCCTGAAACGCTGGGAGGGCGACGACGCGCCGGTGATTCTGCTGCGCTCCAGTGCTACCAACGCCCAAGCCGCGCAACGGATGCGGGAGATTTTCGGCGTCCAGCTGCAGCCGTTGGTCGCTACGTTGGTGCCCGCCGCCGAGGCGCCGCGGCGCGCCGGGTTGATCGCCACCCAGATTCTCGGACTTGCGTTGTGCCGCTACGTGCTTGCGCTACCGCCGATCGCTGACATGGCACCCGAGGAAGTCGTCGAGTCGGTCGGCCCCACCATTGCGCGCTACCTCGGGGTGGAAGGCGCCGAAACTCAACTGTCGCCGGGCAACCCGATGCGCCGATAG
- a CDS encoding FAD-dependent monooxygenase, with amino-acid sequence MNDTEVLVVGAGPTGLTLTTALLARGVDAILVDKLPAGASTSRAAAVNARTLEVLEDLDVSWRLVKNGLIAPRFSMRQRASTLIPIDFSALPTKYPYTLMISQADTEQILAQRLSEMGGQAIRPKTVTALAEHAHGVTATFDDGQTLTADYIVGADGMHSTVREHAGIGFAGGEFAECFALADVRVTGAAPREEVILFYGRDGLTVLAPLPGGIYRIVAPAADAPREPTAEFAQHLLDTRGYGPGRTVVTELLWGSRFRIQHRVADRYRNGRLILAGDAAHVHSPAGGQGMNLGITDAIGLANALTDVLRGDSEAVLDAYGATQRARAQQVLTLTGRLTRISTLPRPLRPIRNSALRVAAQIPAVRRQLAWRLSGLVYR; translated from the coding sequence ATGAACGACACCGAGGTGCTGGTCGTCGGCGCCGGACCGACCGGCCTCACGCTGACCACCGCCTTACTCGCACGCGGGGTGGACGCGATACTCGTCGACAAGCTGCCGGCGGGCGCCAGCACTTCGCGAGCCGCCGCCGTCAACGCCCGCACCCTAGAAGTGCTCGAAGACCTCGACGTGTCCTGGCGACTGGTGAAAAACGGACTCATCGCGCCGCGGTTCTCCATGCGGCAACGGGCCAGCACACTGATCCCCATCGACTTCAGCGCGTTGCCGACGAAGTACCCCTACACGTTGATGATCTCCCAGGCCGACACCGAACAGATCCTGGCGCAGCGCCTCAGCGAGATGGGTGGCCAGGCCATCCGGCCCAAAACCGTCACGGCACTCGCCGAGCACGCGCACGGCGTCACGGCCACCTTCGACGACGGCCAGACACTGACCGCCGATTACATTGTCGGCGCCGACGGCATGCACAGCACGGTGCGCGAGCACGCCGGCATCGGTTTCGCCGGCGGCGAGTTCGCCGAGTGCTTCGCGCTCGCCGATGTCCGGGTAACCGGTGCGGCGCCGCGCGAGGAAGTCATCCTCTTCTATGGGCGCGACGGCCTGACCGTGCTGGCGCCGCTGCCCGGCGGCATCTACCGCATCGTGGCGCCGGCCGCGGACGCTCCGCGGGAGCCGACCGCCGAGTTCGCCCAGCACCTGCTGGACACCCGCGGTTACGGGCCCGGTCGCACGGTGGTGACCGAACTGCTCTGGGGATCGCGGTTCCGGATCCAGCACCGCGTGGCCGACCGCTACCGAAACGGCCGGCTGATCCTGGCCGGCGACGCCGCCCACGTGCACAGTCCCGCCGGCGGCCAGGGCATGAACCTGGGCATCACCGACGCGATCGGGCTGGCGAACGCGCTCACCGACGTCCTTCGCGGGGATTCCGAAGCGGTATTGGACGCCTACGGCGCGACGCAGCGGGCGCGCGCACAGCAGGTGCTCACGTTGACCGGGCGGTTGACCCGCATTTCGACACTGCCCCGGCCGTTGCGTCCGATCCGCAACTCCGCCCTGCGGGTGGCCGCACAGATCCCTGCCGTGCGGCGCCAATTGGCCTGGCGGCTCAGCGGACTGGTCTACCGCTGA
- the prrA gene encoding two-component system response regulator PrrA, with protein sequence MGGMDTGVNSPRVLVVDDDSDVLASLERGLRLSGFEVSTAVDGAEALRSATETRPDAIVLDINMPVLDGVSVVTALRAMDNDVPVCVLSARSSVDDRVAGLEAGADDYLVKPFVLAELVARVKALLRRRGATATSSSETITVGPLEVDIPGRRARVNGVDVDLTKREFDLLAVLAEHKTAVLSRAQLLELVWGYDFAADTNVVDVFIGYLRRKLEANGGPRLLHTVRGVGFVLRMQ encoded by the coding sequence ATGGGCGGCATGGACACTGGCGTCAACTCACCTCGGGTCTTGGTGGTCGACGACGACTCCGATGTGCTCGCCTCACTGGAGCGCGGCCTGCGCCTGTCCGGATTCGAGGTGTCGACCGCGGTCGACGGCGCCGAGGCGCTGCGCAGCGCCACCGAGACCCGCCCGGATGCGATCGTGCTGGACATCAACATGCCCGTGCTGGACGGCGTCAGCGTCGTCACGGCGTTGCGGGCGATGGACAACGACGTCCCGGTGTGTGTGCTCAGCGCGCGCAGCTCCGTCGACGACCGAGTGGCGGGCCTGGAGGCCGGCGCCGACGACTACCTGGTCAAGCCGTTCGTGCTGGCCGAGCTGGTGGCCCGGGTCAAGGCGCTGCTGCGCCGCCGCGGCGCCACCGCGACGTCCTCGTCGGAGACCATCACGGTAGGCCCGCTGGAAGTGGACATCCCCGGCCGTCGCGCCCGGGTCAACGGCGTCGACGTCGACCTGACCAAGCGGGAGTTCGACCTGCTGGCGGTGCTCGCCGAGCACAAGACCGCGGTGCTGTCCCGCGCCCAGCTGCTGGAACTGGTGTGGGGTTACGACTTCGCCGCCGACACCAACGTCGTCGACGTGTTCATCGGCTACCTGCGGCGCAAGCTGGAGGCCAACGGCGGGCCGCGGTTGCTGCACACCGTCCGTGGCGTCGGATTCGTGCTGAGGATGCAGTAG
- the prrB gene encoding two-component system sensor histidine kinase PrrB: protein MNLLSRMFARTPSLRTRVVVATAIGAAIPVLIVGIVVWVGITLDRKERLDRRLDEAAGFAIPFVPRGLDEIPRSPNDRDALITVRRGNVVKSNSDITLPKLHADYADTYVNGVRYRVRTVEIPAPEPTSMAVGATYDATIAETNNLHRRVLLICTFAIGASAVFAWLLAAFAVRPFKQLAEQTRSIDAGDEAPRVEVHGASEAVEIAEAMRGMLQRIWNEQVRTKEALASARDFAAVSSHELRTPLTAMRTNLEVLSTLDLPEDQRKEVLNDVIRTQSRIEATLSALERLAQGELSTSDDHVPVDITDLLDRAAHDATRIYPATDVSLVPSPTCIIVGMPAGLRLTVDNAIANAVKHGGATKVQLSAVSSRAGVEIAVDDNGTGVPEEERQVVFERFSRGSTASHSGSGLGLALVAQQAQLHGGTASLENSPLGGARLVLRLPGPS, encoded by the coding sequence ATGAACCTTCTATCGCGCATGTTCGCCCGCACGCCCTCCCTGCGGACCCGGGTGGTGGTCGCGACCGCCATCGGCGCCGCCATCCCGGTACTGATCGTCGGCATCGTGGTGTGGGTCGGGATCACCTTGGACCGCAAGGAGCGGCTGGACCGACGCCTGGACGAGGCGGCGGGCTTCGCGATTCCTTTCGTTCCGCGCGGCCTGGACGAGATCCCGCGCTCGCCCAACGACCGAGACGCCCTGATCACCGTGCGTCGCGGCAACGTGGTGAAGTCGAACTCCGACATCACGCTGCCCAAACTGCACGCCGACTACGCCGACACCTACGTCAACGGGGTGCGCTACCGGGTGCGCACGGTGGAGATCCCGGCGCCCGAACCGACCTCGATGGCGGTGGGTGCCACCTATGACGCCACCATCGCCGAGACCAACAACCTGCACCGGCGGGTGTTGCTGATCTGTACCTTCGCCATCGGCGCGTCGGCCGTGTTCGCGTGGCTGCTGGCCGCCTTCGCGGTGCGACCGTTCAAACAACTCGCCGAGCAGACCCGGTCGATCGACGCCGGTGACGAAGCGCCGCGCGTCGAGGTGCACGGTGCCAGTGAGGCCGTCGAGATCGCCGAGGCCATGCGGGGCATGCTGCAGCGCATCTGGAACGAGCAGGTCCGCACCAAAGAGGCGCTGGCGTCGGCGCGCGACTTCGCCGCGGTGTCCTCGCACGAGTTGCGCACGCCGCTGACGGCGATGCGCACCAACCTGGAGGTGCTGTCCACCCTCGACTTGCCCGAAGACCAGCGCAAAGAGGTGCTCAACGACGTCATCCGCACGCAGTCGCGCATCGAGGCCACGCTGAGCGCCCTGGAGCGGCTCGCCCAGGGCGAACTGTCCACCTCCGACGACCACGTGCCGGTCGACATCACCGACCTGCTGGACCGCGCCGCGCACGACGCCACCCGGATCTATCCCGCCACCGACGTCTCGCTGGTGCCCTCGCCGACGTGCATCATCGTCGGCATGCCGGCCGGACTGCGCCTGACCGTGGACAACGCCATCGCCAACGCCGTCAAGCACGGCGGCGCCACCAAGGTCCAACTGTCGGCGGTCAGCTCCCGAGCCGGCGTGGAGATCGCCGTCGACGACAACGGCACCGGCGTCCCCGAAGAGGAGCGGCAGGTGGTCTTCGAGCGCTTCTCCCGCGGGTCGACGGCGTCGCATTCCGGTTCTGGTCTGGGTTTGGCGCTGGTCGCCCAACAGGCGCAACTGCACGGCGGAACCGCTTCGCTGGAGAACAGCCCGCTGGGCGGGGCCCGACTGGTATTGCGGCTACCCGGCCCGAGTTAA
- a CDS encoding OmpA family protein, which yields MVGLEPKVSETSAPIADARRPPRFERHPLGHTWFVALAVIPFLLAAIGYGAYERPLDVTGPTGSLPTLAPSSATPTKPGLSLALLSISRSGNSVTLIGDFPDDTAKASLMKSLKDLLTTDTNVIDQIRIDPIVRALDFSNAQPVFTASVPITDFNLKVEKDTVTLTGTGATAEQKDAIGRAAATAWPGLNVVNNIQVAGQPSPSPSSPPPPAPAPPPAPAPPPAAAPTPPPPPPPPPAAAPANCSDLQAAINAVTSGGAIVFGNDGVSLTPENSQILTQVADKLKACPGARVTLNGYTDNSGTEGINIPLSAQRATVVADFLSSHGVAADHVTTKGLGSTNPIASNDTADGRARNRRVEILVG from the coding sequence ATGGTCGGATTGGAGCCGAAAGTCAGCGAAACGTCGGCGCCCATCGCCGACGCGCGCCGGCCCCCGAGATTCGAGCGCCACCCGCTCGGCCACACCTGGTTCGTCGCGTTGGCGGTGATCCCGTTTTTGCTGGCGGCCATCGGATACGGCGCCTATGAGCGGCCGCTGGACGTCACCGGACCGACGGGCTCGCTGCCCACCCTTGCGCCGAGCAGCGCGACGCCAACCAAGCCCGGATTGTCGTTGGCGCTGCTGTCCATCAGCCGCAGCGGCAACAGCGTCACGTTGATCGGCGACTTCCCCGACGACACCGCCAAGGCGTCGCTGATGAAGTCGCTCAAGGACCTGTTGACCACGGATACCAACGTCATCGACCAGATCCGCATCGACCCGATCGTGCGCGCGCTCGACTTTTCCAACGCACAACCGGTTTTCACCGCGAGCGTGCCGATCACCGACTTCAACCTCAAGGTGGAAAAGGACACCGTCACGTTGACGGGGACCGGAGCCACCGCGGAGCAAAAGGACGCCATTGGGCGCGCGGCCGCGACGGCGTGGCCCGGACTCAACGTGGTGAACAACATTCAGGTCGCCGGCCAGCCCTCGCCGTCGCCCTCGTCTCCACCGCCCCCCGCACCTGCTCCGCCGCCCGCGCCGGCACCGCCTCCCGCAGCGGCACCTACGCCACCGCCACCGCCACCGCCGCCGCCGGCGGCCGCGCCCGCCAACTGCAGCGACCTGCAGGCCGCGATCAACGCCGTCACCAGCGGCGGGGCGATCGTGTTCGGCAACGACGGGGTGAGCCTCACCCCGGAGAACAGCCAGATCTTGACCCAGGTCGCCGACAAGCTCAAGGCGTGTCCCGGCGCGCGGGTGACGCTCAACGGCTACACCGACAACAGCGGCACCGAGGGCATCAATATCCCGCTGAGCGCTCAGCGCGCCACCGTCGTCGCCGACTTTCTGTCCAGCCACGGCGTCGCTGCCGATCACGTGACGACCAAGGGCCTGGGATCGACCAATCCCATCGCCAGCAACGACACCGCTGACGGGCGCGCCCGCAACCGCCGCGTCGAGATCCTGGTGGGCTGA
- a CDS encoding DUF2630 family protein, with protein sequence MGNGEKPSDNDTLAHIRDLVAQEKELRAQVQQGDISTDEEHAQLRRLEAELDQCWDLLRQRRALRETGGDPREAQVRPADEVEGYLN encoded by the coding sequence ATGGGTAACGGAGAGAAACCATCGGACAACGACACCTTGGCGCATATCCGCGACCTCGTCGCCCAGGAAAAGGAGCTGCGCGCTCAGGTACAACAGGGCGACATCAGTACCGACGAGGAGCACGCCCAGCTGCGCCGCCTCGAAGCCGAACTCGATCAGTGTTGGGACTTGCTGCGGCAGCGGCGCGCACTGCGCGAGACCGGCGGTGACCCGCGTGAGGCGCAGGTCCGCCCGGCCGACGAAGTCGAGGGTTACCTCAACTGA